In Miscanthus floridulus cultivar M001 chromosome 8, ASM1932011v1, whole genome shotgun sequence, the sequence ATTCAGTTGTCTCCCTTGCTTCTTTTGAGGGTAATGAACTAATAATACAATATCTCTAACGGAATTCCATACTTTTGTGAATTGACCACTAATCAAATTTTAAAGCCTTGTGTTATGTAGGGAATGTGAGGCGTTTCACATGCACGGGTACTATTTTCAGACACACGCCTTACGAAATGACTATTCTAACTTCGGCTAGCTTGGTTAGATGCCTTGGAAATGAAGCTAAGTTTGTTAATAAGTTGAAGGTTAGTTCTGCTTGTCATTTGTATTATTCCGTTGCTTCTCAAGGAGATTTTCTTGATGAGGTGATATAATTGTCACTTTGTTGCAGATTAAGGTGTGCCTGCCCAATGGCAAGTTAGCTGTAGGGAAGTTATGGAAATATGATTGTAACTATAATATTGCTGTTGTTAAGACCAAGTCTTTCCCGGAATTTCATGGAGTCCAATTTAATTCTGAATTGTTTCAAACTAATCTGGTAGCTATTGGACGTTGCTATGAATCTGGACAATTAATGTCTTCAAGTGGAATGCTGCTACATAAAAATAGCATACTTGATTGCCAAGAACTTATGGTCTCTACGTGTAAGATCACGAAGGTACTTTCCTTGTCTCAACAACTTTCAACCCTTAGGTGGAACATTAATAAAGTACAATTGGCAATATGACTAGACTAGGTTAGTTTGAATTAAAACAATGGATCTCATATTCATGTAAAACTTTATTCATATTATGCATTGTTTATAACAATACTTTTCACTAACACTTCATTTTTGCGCTAGGCCGGGATTGGTGGTCCCCTAATTGATTCTAGTGGAAACTTTGTTGGCATGAACATTTATTCTGAGGATGAAACACCATTCTTACCAGTCAGTATACTTTTGAAATGTTTCAAGCACTTTGAGATATCTGGGTACGTGTTCATGTTCTTCTTTATACATTTGTGGTATATGTCACTTGCAGTTGCATGTTGTCTGCGTAATGTTGTTGGAATGTGTCTTGTATGCTCCATTATTTTAACAGGAGACTTATAGATTAGGTCAGGACTATTAATTGAAAGGATGATGCGTTGATGAAATTTTTAGTGGGTTATTAAATTGTTAACTCTTTTTCAAATGATTGGAAGAAGCTAAAACTAGCATGCTTAGGTGGTTTGTCATGATCTAAGTAAAGAAACATGTAGTACCTTTTCCTTTTTGTTCTTAACAACTCTTAAAATTGGAAGAACCCTAACTGTAGAGTTCCTGTGAGGCTGAGTGCTCATATTTTGTAGATAAATCAGAATTCCCAATCGGTTTTCTTGGCACGTTTATGTAGTTTGTGATGCTGATATTTTAAGGACCAGTTTTGCTCTTACTAACCAGACTGGTAGAATGATGGTCCAGTTCAGTTCCTATCTGAGGGACGACACATTCTGTCAAGAATTAGGATGCTCTGGACTAGCTAAACGGTGTTATGATGGTTGGCTGGCTTGATGCCATCGAAAAAACTGAGGGCTCTTCCTTTTCGAGTGGCCAGGTCAATGTGGTATGCAGACTACAAAGCCTCCACTTGGTGCCATGGTGGATGATGACCCATCTGACTGTTCCACTGAGGTTTCTTATGTGAATAATCTACTAATGCTATTTCTGCAAGGATGTTAACATGTGTCACACTAAACTATTATCTTCTTAGAATCAAACACTTGTTTTTTTTTGACGAAAACTGTGGAGCTTTGCTCATCAAACACTTGTATTGAGGAGCACCAATTGGACCATTAAACTTGTGAATGAACTAGATGATTTAGCAGGGTTCATGACCTGTCCAATTTCAGTATAGTTCTGCCTATTTCTCCGTTAGGATCATGAATTGTTGTGCAATATCTTTTTTCCTTGCCAGTTATGTTTTCACGATGTGAGTTCCTTAGTTTCCTTTTGACTGTCCAGAATCTACTGGGCTGCAGTTTCCCTCTGTTTTTGTGCATCTGATTGGTTACAAAACCAACAGGCTCATCTtgggggttgggggggggggggggggggggggggggggggtctattCAAATCGGTGAACTAGATCCAGTTCCCCtgcggttttggtgccctggtcgGTATCCAAATAGGGCACATGAATTTGTGGTCTACTTGGAAGATATGTATAATTTCCTCCTCTGTATGGAGATCCATTTGAGGCCTGTGATTCTTCGGAACAAAAAATTCTGTGTATAGACTAACCTTTGTACAATCTACAATGAGGCAATGAGGTGATTGGATAGGGATGCAACCGAGATGAATGTGATATGATAGGTATTAGGTACACATGACATTGTGGTGCACCACTTAAGTAGCGTATATACTGAACATGATTTCAGTAGTCTACAAATTCAGCTAAATTGTATATACTGAACATGAACATACACAAGTAAGCTGTTCGTTGTGGGAAAAAAATCAGAAATGGATTGAGCTGTTTGAAATTTCAAGAGTTGCATATAACTTTGAAGTCTGAAAACAAATGCGTCAGTCACACACCACCGAGTCCTGTCATAGAGCAGAAACTTCTCTTGATTCATTGCATCCTTGAAAAAATTGGATGAGGATTTCACCTGAAGCATCATCCTTTGCACGTAACACTTCTAAGCATTTTGCTATTGAATATTCTCTTCCTTGATTTTTACTGTGTTGTTTGGAGCTGCCATATTCTCCTTTTAAACTCAGATATGGATATAGTTTTTTGGCCAAATGCCTCTTGTTTTGTACCATTTCTTTTCTTGGGTCTTCCTCTGTTCCTCAATTTGATCCAGCAGCCCCAGATCTTGGAGATATCGCTGTGCTTATCCATGACCACATAATTATTTGAAATATCAATAGGTTCACCAAAACCTGTAGCAGTTCACCCTCCAAACCCTGCTTTCTAATGTCatacatttttttttttgcaaaaaggtTTTATGTTCATCCTTGTATAGCTGCTCAAAACCCAACCAAAATCTTGCAGTACAACATCATAGGGAGACCTTTTTCCTGTCTGGATACTGAACAAGCTCACTCTCAAAAACTTTCCTTCCCAAGTCATCCATTCATGATGAGGAATTCCAGAAATCAAGCCTCTACTAAAATGTATAACATGCTGTGCTGCTACCTGATACTCCAATTCATGTGTCTTGTGGAAGTTTCTACTGATATCTGATAGTGCGCTGTGGGGGTATAGCCCCCGATATccaaaagacaagacatgggccgcaccatcagaggtggcccaacccacaagatcaagacgtgcaccacaagatattgtatagtacaaaataggctactttctttgtaatcctacccctccagagtatataagaagaggcaggggtcccctagtggacacgatccatacatctcaatgcaatataccagaacacatgatgtaggtattatgtcatactgatggccgaatctatctaaatcttgtgtcttggtgcttgtattaccatctcgctcctgatctcgctcacctctacgacaaatctaccatcgtgggatacctctcggtggactgccgagcatcttttgtcgatagttggcgcgccaggtaggggtgtgcacttgatccatggcgagccagatggacctcaaatcaacaacgcgttctcgtcatcaatctcgtggagatccatgccggttcatgacgacgattcatcgctggctacaccagcccccgcgacagcagatccgatctcggaaccacctctgaggtcgtcttcaccaacaactcaccacccgccaggtgctcgctgtcaacgccgaccagataacgccatacgtcgtcaaccagactttctgtctaaagctaagtcacgctttaatatttttctaaaggaaaaagtctacttaacccccccacctatcaaccatggtctacttcaccccccaaactataaaaccgtatATTTTACCCTCTGAaattttcaaaaccgtctattttacccccgggcggttttcgacggtggttttgctacagtaactgtGGTTTGCTACGCTACCTGTGGtttcacctttttctttttttatttattttcgctgaatctttgaaaaatcatagtaaatcataaaaaaatcataaaatggaaaatccaattttgttggactccacatgagtagatctacatagttaacatataatgtggtatgctttaatacaaaggttttgctgtacctttagattaattggaaaatctaattttgtctgtaattaattggaatttatctataactaagttatacatggtccaatgagtacgaaatttttattatagttcaagcatataataattagcctaccataaaaatttcaccataattggaccacagaagctgcagctatgaattgttccaattaattacggacaaaattagattttccaattaatctaaaactacagcaaaaattttgtactaaagcatatcatattatatgttcattgtgtagatctactcatgtggagtccaacaaaattagattttccattttataatttttctgtgatttactatgattttttaaagattcatcagaaataaataaaaaagaaaaagacaaaaccaccatcACTATAGCAAAACCACCGTTATTGTAGCAAAACCACCATCGAAAACCGccaggggggtaaaatagacggttttaaaaagttcagggggtaaaatagatggttttatagtttggggtgtgaagtagaccatggttaATAGGTGGggaggttaagtagactttttcctttttctaaatattcttcaatctCCGTATATTGCCATAATATTTCTCCAAactgttttctctatgtttgctctccaaacgattttctgaacccccgaacagccgcgttgatgctcggacgcctccagagacggccctgtctccagctcctccctacacgtgctacgagctccgcgctctgcgttatgggtggtcagcagcggctctttggtcacgcctgttcctcctacacgtgcacgggcttcgcgcttcgcgttatggttaataggctagctagggctagagacaagctagggctagagactcagctacatactaactattcggacggtttatattaaatacatcttcgctccaactgatcgccaaactacatatgctatttttcttcggagttcatatatttttacatcatgtactacccgttctacatatttgtattgcagggtcatcatccaggtgatcggaccacctattGCTCGGACttttccaccgatcaactggtcggatcgcttggttcatcgacttcgtcgccaaccagttgatcggactgttcgccggtcgtttctagtcaatgctcacttcgccgctgaccaattgaccagactattcgtcgctcgtacatcatcgccagctacgccgaggactcctcggtgctcggtttcttcgtgctcgaggactaagtgggcacacttcaccgcacggacgtcgccagctacgccggtgctcggacctcgccagcttcgccgggaactcctcggtgctcggtcatcgccagcgacgccggggactcctcggtgctcggtcatcgccagcgacgccggggactcctcgctcctcggtgctcagtaatcgccagcgatgccggggactcctcgctccaaggtgctcggtcatcgccagcgacgccgaggactcctcactcctcagtgctcgatcatcgccagggacgtcggggactcctcgctcctcggtgctcggtcatcgccagcgacgccggggactccttgctcctcgatactcggacatcgctagcgacgccggggactcctcgcttctcggtgctcagtcatcgccagcgatgtcggggactcctcggtgctcggacatcgcaagctacgccgaggactcctcagtgctcggacatcaccagcgacgctggggacttctcgctccttggttctcggacatcgccagctacgccggggactcctcggtgctcagacatcactagcgacgccggggactcctcgctccttggtgcttggtcatcgtcagcgacgctggggactcctcgctccttagtgctcggtcatcgccagcgacgccggggactcctcgctcctcggtgctcggacatcgccagcgacgctagggactcctcgcttctcggtgctcggtcatcgccagcgacgtcggggactcctcgctcctcggtgctcggacatcgccagtgacgtcggggactcctcgctcctcgatgctcggtcatcgccagcgatggcggggactcctcgctcctcggtgctcagacatcgccagcgacgtgtggcagaaccgcctaatttaatgccccacaggagtgcttgtcttccattagacactaagcactcgagggagaacactaaattactcggttccgtcgggcacaccccaggggagaacccgaaaatccacatttttgccatcaggatcacaaatgagagaataaagcttacatcattcgtaatcatttcttacatcacttttaatacaacatcaaagtataatatttattaatataacagcggaatgaaatcatgttatcagagttataaacaatttaattgaacagcggaatagaaacatgtgaatagagttacagtggaaataaacatctattaatgacatgatgaagtgttgatatatagactacgacaatagattatgaaactttcgtttataaaagtatttggtgagagttataaataacaactacgatcgcagcgtaaaggaaatcctctttgagcccaccaggagaaatccacacacaaggtcagctcaagcctccacctgttacctacaacagggggaataaaatcctgagtactcaattatactcagcaagacttacccgataggagaaaagaaaagactccaaggatatgcaaggctatctggcttgtgggtttattgcatttacaggaagcattactaagcgtgcgtccttatattcgatttttattaaaagccacattggttcattaactaaccattctatgtaagcacctgtgctacttttaagcagatggtaagcaattagatttccttttccatctttcatctttcatctttagttcttactacgatgctaaaccgtagacaagccgtaccggatcgcccgacgattcgtgaatcaatgcctccagctgggtaccccgaaaacacacgtcccgcttgtaccctaggtacaagcaggaccaacccatcactctcctatcctggatgtccaggtccccgtccaaacttggactccaagcccctgcccctgagtcccagactcagagcggtgcaaggacctccaccatccccgcctccaatcagtcggtccggaaagagacggatccgcgacaagagagcaacaagtcttccaagcgcccatacacaagtatatgctcgggataataagtctgtgacctgcctagagtcttatgcaacaatcagtccttaaccaaccagacagggaaaaatagtgtaaccaagttatgctccgtgtccacggcgacacaactccttacactcaccaatacccaaatcatatccctacccagtcaccatttttcctttccaccatttatatggTTCAAGtgatagtaatatatttcctatctctcgtgagtgacagcaatcgctcgacttctaccgaagtcctgtagcataacattctacacgatcctgtcatactagtaagactcataggataaagatatatatgcaagtgggtttcattcaactccttgaaacttaatgcacaaatataatttaaactgcagaaagtaggggttatgcaccggggcttgcctgggtaagatatattaaaagttagtatctgtatcttcagatcatccaccaatAACTGAATAGCAAgctcattgcatcatctcctggagagaataccatcacaccatctttggattcccaatcatccgtcgatcgatccgttgatccatcatcatacctatatgatatgcatgcgatgcaatgcaaagatgtaattaatcagctgcaatcgtgactcgtataaatacgctttacgcctctcaagttaacgagctagttctaacgacgaccgtacttaggctacatatacacgttgtcggataagacgttatttcccaataattattttagttatataaacccaagttgtttctttattttattctatcgatttaaaccttattcgaaatagagcatcattagctacctagTAAACTGATTATTCGGGAGCTACAAAACTTATCacgagtacctaatattgttaaacgcctactgtaaaaatttcagattcaaccctatcaccgatttatcccaATAATTCATATAAGTTTATGTTTTTACAATGTTAAGTATCCCATTTTAATTATGtagctcctaagaatattatcgCACTATATGCACGAAATATACTAAcctgtagatcatgattttaggagactaacaaaactggtttgacatttttatgatttttctatgattttctacgaattttacaagtttactttatAAGCTAAATTATCAAATACTCTAGAAACTAAAGAAGGCCGTCAGTCATTAAAACGGCCCATCTCGGCCTGGCCCAGCGAGCAAGCAGCCCAGGCGGCACCAGCCGGCCCAGCAGTGCGGCCCGCGGGCGGACCAGGAGTGGCACGGGGCAGCAGCCCAGGAGGCACCAGGCCGGCCTAGGCACAGGCAGTGGCCTAGACGTCCCAGGTGCACAGTGGCGTGGCCCAGCAAGCTCAGTAGCCAGcaacaggccggcccagcgcCGGGTTTTGCCTAAACCGGCCAGCGATTATGCAAAAACATCCCTACGTTTACCTATATTCCACTCAAGGTCCACGGGCACTATTAAGTCGAGTCATGTATTTAGCAAAAAGGACCACGTATAATTCTTTTGCTTGGATATATGCCCTCCTCACCTTGCTTCTTCAATCTCAGAACAGATTCTGGTTTGCCCTCTTGCAGCGCTTCGGACTCTCTTCACTCACGCCTCAACCCGAGGATTCAGCTTGGGAGGATTGGTGGGAGAAGGCAGAGGCGGCCACCACTGGAGATGTGAGAAAAGGattaaactccattatcatcCTTGGAGCCTGGAGCATCTGGAAGCACCGGAATGACTGTGTCTTCAATGGGGTGGCACCTAACATTAACACAGCCCTTAGTATAGCTAGGGATGATGCCCATTGGTGGTGTTTGGCAGGAGCCAAGGGTCTGTCCTTGCTCACTGCTAGGGGTGCTTAGTTAGTTAGCATGCTTGGTCGCTGTACTCTCAGACTCAGGTGATGTAGCTTTAGAAATCAGGGAAGGTGTGGGGGTGAGTGTTTTTTGGGTCTATGTATGACTCCTTATTCTTCTACTAATacaaatgatacgcagctctcctacgtgttcgagaaaaaaaaaatctcagaaCAGAGCGCATGGAGCAGACCCAGGGCAGGAACCGTGGAGCAGACGACGGTGGGGCCGTGGGGGCGGCTCTTCGGCGAGGCTGGCCGCGTGGTGGTgcggcacgacgacgacgacgaaggcgTCAGGGAGGAGCAGCACACACGGCGCGGGCGGGGCGAGGCGCTGCGGCTGCGGAGCTCGGCCGACGGCGAGTGTGAGCTGGAGGTGGAGCGGTCTAGCGCGGGGAGGGTCGGCACCAGGCGGTTGGCGGTGCAGCAGACAGCGGACGGGTCACGTCCGGTCGAGCGCCGCGGCACGGGCGCGGCGCCGCGCGTGGCCACAGCGGGAAACGGCGGGGTGCCGTGGGGCAAAGCAGCCTAGGCACGTGCTGTAGACATGGGGTAGCAGTTCCGAGCGACCGAGGGCGCTCGCGCGCGGTGGTCTGGCAGTGGCGCTGCAGCGGCCATAGCGAGGCGATGTTGAGGGGCAACGCggctgcggtggtggtgcacTACGACTGCTGCGGCTACGGTCCAGTGCGGCCAGGGCCGAGGGACGCGCGCCATGCGGGGAAGACCTGCTTCGACACGGACGAGGCTCAGGCGGCTCGGACGCTGTGGAGCTGCGGGGACGGAAGAGGAAGGGCGTGCGCGGCAGAGGCGGTGGCCGAGCAGGCGCAATAGGAGCGGTGGCGAAAGGGATGGGAGGAGTAGCGCTGCGGGCACAGAGAAGCAACAACTTGGTGTCCTCCGAAGCAAAGGAAAAAAGGGGAAGGAGACGACGCGACATAGGCAACGTCGTACGTGACCAGAGCACGGACGCGGGGACAGTGGCATCAATGCGAGAGGACAGTAGAGGCAGAGAGCACGCCAAGAGGATAGACGGAGACAAGGAAGGACGAGGCCAAGGCTTGGTGAGCCTCGACACGGCCAACAGAGAAAAACAAAGAAGGGGACCGCAGTGGCAGGGAGACGTCCCGCCGATCAATTTGCTTGCTATTCCAAGGTCAACCACGACAGCCAACAGCGTGGACGATGCCGGTGCACGTCCAGGCAGGGAGTACTGGCGTAAAAGACAAGCAGAGTCCGAGGGAGCGAGCAAGCGGGGAGGCAGGACTGACTCGGCCTAACTCTGCCATGGCGCGACGTTAATAATTCGGATGACGGATTTATCCCAGGACAGGGAAAAAACGGACCACCGTATTTAAGCGTCAAGCGGTCAGGACGGCTGCTGTCGCGGGCACGTTACTAATTTATCCTAGGGACTAAAACGAGTTTATACGTGAACGTAAATATGTCACTAGGCCAAAGCTGTTCAACCATGCGTACTTATCCTAATAAACACGgggagtgtatatatatatatataaatatatatatatatatatatatctttttatttattaatggattttattttatatataaaagTTGCTTCTTATGCTTAGTCTAATATAACAAACTGTTTACTAGAATCGTCATCGGACATTCATAAATATTCCTACGTACGGCGTAGTTTAACTTGAGCGCTTGATTcgagtccgcgaaactaagtcacacaagattcgcttatcgcttcacatatgttttaaatcaaaattcGAGAAACCCGTTTCGAAAGTTTTgattaggcctaaatcgcggcgctaaataagatcgtaacactgaggtgttacaaccaacccccttaaaaagaatctcgtcccgagattcgaaactggaaccagaaaaggggaaacgcgattacatttcgtagatcagggattacacgaaagattacacgacttcgaatactaaaccacacggggatctagggatacatggttaagagcaacttggtacaaccgagacctactccagaagtcgagatagacgaggacaatggagaaacaacaagaagataattatccaaaacatggcatagcacCATATGGTCCAGAAATAGGACTCCCAGAACTCAAACaccgtgaaccctaagaccaactaaccaaAGGGAACTCGAACTTCTTCAAAGAACAAAATCCTTTCTcctcctcagattacaccatcacctccgactgacgaacctagcttcacaatggtGACTGGATCTCATAGCTATGCTCCGAATacgggggaatggggatgaagaagaagagcaaggaccaaggggattTTATAGAGACGAACGGAGGTGGGGAGCAACACACCGGAAGTGGAGGCGGAGTGGATGGGATACACCGGCGCTTCATGCCATGGAGATAAGGTcggacatggtgcgcttcctcgATGTATATTGTGTAATATACCTTCATACTAGAGGTCCATTGACTCAATCAATGGAGAGCTCTCATATTTGCACCTCAACTTTGAATCTTGTTACAAATTTAGTGAATGCTGAAAATTACTTGTGTAAAACATCTAAACTAAAAGGGTCAGGAAGTTTACTTCTATAATCTCATTCTAGACATCAGCTGTTGTGTTTAATTATATATGCATTCTGATTCCACAAGATGGATCACTAAATGTTAAATTTACTTGAGGATGAAttattagattcaaaatataaaaggtATACCTAGTGCTGAAAGTTCCCACACAAGTTAGGGTCTGGGGAGGGGATTTTCTACCCTTGAAAAATTCTGCAAGGAGGCTTGTTCGAACCTGGAACATCCAGGCCACAGGTGGAGACTACCGCCAGGCCCACCACCCCTCTATTGGATTGGGTATATACGAACAAAAAATTTCGAACTACCAAACTTCTTAGTTGTTATCATGTAACTGAACACTACAGTAATTAGTCAAAACAAGGCAAAAGAAGCGAAAACACATAGTAAGTTCTTAAATTAACTGATCACTTTCAATCTAGATTGGGATGGATTCATGATGCCCAACCTGAGCTGATGTGCATATATAAAAAAATACCTGCTATAGTTTGTTCTCCCTGCAAATCTATGGTCATATATATGTCTGTAATAAGAAGCAATGTGGCAAGTTTCCACCTCCCAAGCTGTTCAGCAAAACAGCAACAACCACAATGGTGGCACAATTGGGTTCATCAAGCTTCCAACTATCAGCAATAGGGCTGGCAGTAGGCACAATGACTTTAGTTCATCCTATTTTTATGATCCCGGCCCCTTGAACTAAGCTGCCAGCAAGCATAGCTTCAGTCCACCATTTTGTCCTAAGCTGGTTCGCTGCTCTTTGGGAGGTACTTTCTGAGGCTCGGTTAGCCTTTTTTTCTGGGTTCATTTCCATCAAGTAGCAAGCTGGCCCAAGTACAATTTTGCATTGTTTTATTTGGCTAAGTAGTTTTGTTATTACTTAttaataaataataaatgtaGCTCACATTTTAATCGTCTGTCAAATTTGTGTGTTATATGCAGGAGAGTTGTAAAACCATCCCTAGGCCTGAGGGTTGGCTCACTTGGTGCTAAAAAATTAAGTATCTGTGAAGAAATACATAGGAGCTTTCCacatattttttttttaattttaacactttttgtaaactaattttaaatctaacattgtttttttcttcaaaactaacacttttggccgtgcctattgccatggcgcggcgaaaagcctgtgccgcgttatgcatggtggcgcggcggatGGCTGATGTGGCGACGGCCGCAAAGACTGACCGCTGACATGGCAGGGCCTGCcgcaccaccgatcttggcgcggcagtgtcgCGTCCTGATCCGTGGTgcagcagagccgaataaaagccccgtggccagtcccgcctgcccgcgtctggccaccgcgcccgccgcccgcctgACCCTCTGTTAccgcctcccttcccttccattccccggccgcctccctccctcctcgtcctcgttcaaggtaatgacgcactttttattttcgtttgaatggtggataggaatgttatgaatgagagttaaggttaggaggaaaattatgtttgggaactatgggctacggtttggaggaagatattagtttgattttatcaatgttaaggttaattatttagttagaaataTGTTtatcatgtatatt encodes:
- the LOC136474201 gene encoding uncharacterized protein isoform X2; this translates as MHLVNTFEERFDDLDGYSEEHARVKLLASSTSNSVVSLASFEGNVRRFTCTGTIFRHTPYEMTILTSASLVRCLGNEAKFVNKLKIKVCLPNGKLAVGKLWKYDCNYNIAVVKTKSFPEFHGVQFNSELFQTNLVAIGRCYESGQLMSSSGMLLHKNSILDCQELMVSTCKITKAGIGGPLIDSSGNFVGMNIYSEDETPFLPVSILLKCFKHFEISGWKTCFGSSCGENGVVLENSTPTSLGKMSPSLLNSLFLTVIVVVRPTCFNRDIQTQRFIASTHAVVLMPMRSAFSFSGSTVQTSLTPGTSFSTIGGESDIQESTSSGGFHLPLTRLQ
- the LOC136474201 gene encoding putative protease Do-like 14 isoform X3, encoding MPREDQGCGSIGGGREKASMHKRQKTSSLLNFKLEDFTSRLRRLYLLRGYPMPSESQRTAGMHLVNTFEERFDDLDGYSEEHARVKLLASSTSNSVVSLASFEGNVRRFTCTGTIFRHTPYEMTILTSASLVRCLGNEAKFVNKLKIKVCLPNGKLAVGKLWKYDCNYNIAVVKTKSFPEFHGVQFNSELFQTNLVAIGRCYESGQLMSSSGMLLHKNSILDCQELMVSTCKITKAGIGGPLIDSSGNFVGMNIYSEDETPFLPVSILLKCFKHFEISGRVVKPSLGLRVGSLGAKKLSICEEIHRSFPRTHGIYVEMVFDGSPAAFSGIKGGDLISTLDGVALSNAQEVLYIL